From the genome of Solidesulfovibrio carbinolicus, one region includes:
- a CDS encoding LexA family transcriptional regulator, which yields MKPDNFEDAYARIQAATKAKTQTEIAAILGIKQSSISDAKKKNTIPDGWLVTLYRMFFLEPDWILYGQLPAVRRESGGAADCVRETAVAYVAPPSRVTVYAMSPTDTQTQAWIREPLETLPLFEALRRPNLLVVRMDNASMEPTVRRGAYIGIDCDDLRLRSGEIYALDIPGEGLVIKRVNRDLENQRLELSADNPLHKSLSLPLDNPGLTSIGKAAWVIQEL from the coding sequence GTGAAGCCGGACAATTTCGAGGACGCCTACGCCAGAATTCAGGCCGCCACCAAGGCCAAAACACAAACGGAGATTGCCGCTATTTTGGGCATCAAGCAGTCCAGCATCTCCGACGCCAAAAAAAAGAACACCATTCCGGACGGCTGGCTGGTCACCCTTTACAGGATGTTCTTTCTCGAACCGGACTGGATACTGTACGGGCAGCTCCCGGCCGTGCGCCGGGAAAGCGGCGGGGCCGCCGATTGCGTCAGGGAAACCGCCGTGGCCTATGTTGCGCCCCCAAGCCGCGTCACGGTCTACGCCATGAGTCCCACCGATACCCAGACCCAGGCCTGGATTCGCGAACCTCTGGAAACCCTTCCCTTGTTTGAAGCCTTGCGCCGGCCAAATCTTCTCGTGGTGCGCATGGACAACGCCAGCATGGAGCCGACTGTGCGCCGCGGCGCCTACATCGGCATCGACTGCGACGATTTGCGTCTGCGCAGCGGGGAAATCTACGCCCTGGACATCCCGGGCGAAGGCCTGGTCATCAAACGCGTCAACCGCGATCTGGAAAACCAGCGCCTGGAGCTTAGCGCGGACAACCCGCTCCACAAGTCCTTAAGCCTCCCCCTGGACAACCCCGGCCTGACCTCCATCGGCAAGGCCGCCTGGGTCATTCAGGAACTCTAG
- a CDS encoding S24 family peptidase — protein sequence MPKSLPDRLSPRTNLSRHIAVYAMNSLDPKTGAWTPTAIASIEIAETLFRPHLLVVQMEDDGMEPVIRRQAYVGLDRDDVTARSGEIYALDISGEGLVIKRLEPDIAGKRLRLVSASSRHAERFLAQGGPDYLVIGRVVWVIQDL from the coding sequence ATGCCTAAGTCGTTGCCAGACCGCCTATCGCCCCGGACCAATCTCTCCCGCCACATTGCGGTCTACGCCATGAACAGCCTGGACCCCAAGACCGGGGCCTGGACGCCAACCGCCATCGCTTCCATAGAAATTGCTGAGACGCTCTTCCGGCCGCACCTGCTGGTCGTGCAAATGGAGGACGACGGCATGGAACCCGTGATCCGGCGACAGGCCTATGTCGGCCTGGACCGCGACGACGTCACGGCGCGAAGCGGCGAGATTTACGCCTTGGATATTTCTGGGGAAGGTTTGGTCATCAAACGGCTGGAACCGGATATTGCCGGAAAGCGGCTGCGGCTTGTTTCCGCGTCGTCCCGCCATGCCGAGCGGTTTTTGGCCCAGGGCGGCCCCGACTACCTGGTCATCGGCCGGGTCGTCTGGGTCATCCAGGACCTTTAG
- a CDS encoding rhomboid family intramembrane serine protease, which produces MIPLRDNVPSTKPPLVTWTLIGLCTVVFLYQQLLADRVLFEFVHIHGVVPARFTHPSYAAHVGYPEGGWLSFLTYMFLHGGWLHYLLNMWVLWIFADNVEEALGSLRFLLFYILCGVAAAAVHVAFNWSAPVPVIGASGAIAGVMGGYFRLFPKARVTTLIPIIVIPWIVDLPAVVFLGVWFLVQLLSGLAGTAVEGQAAAVAFWAHVGGFAAGLALVRWLLPPGCQFCFDPSAKRYDRE; this is translated from the coding sequence GTGATTCCCCTTCGAGACAACGTGCCGAGCACCAAGCCGCCCCTGGTCACCTGGACGCTCATTGGCCTGTGTACGGTGGTGTTTCTCTACCAGCAGCTCCTGGCTGATCGCGTGCTGTTTGAATTCGTGCACATCCACGGTGTGGTCCCGGCCCGCTTCACCCATCCGAGCTACGCCGCCCACGTGGGCTATCCCGAGGGCGGCTGGCTGTCGTTTCTCACCTACATGTTTCTGCACGGAGGGTGGCTGCATTACCTGCTCAACATGTGGGTGCTGTGGATATTTGCCGACAACGTGGAGGAAGCGCTGGGATCGCTGCGTTTTCTGCTCTTCTATATCCTGTGCGGCGTGGCGGCGGCGGCGGTGCACGTGGCCTTCAACTGGAGCGCGCCCGTGCCGGTCATTGGCGCGTCCGGGGCCATCGCCGGGGTCATGGGCGGGTATTTCCGGCTGTTTCCCAAGGCGCGTGTGACGACGCTTATTCCCATCATCGTCATACCCTGGATCGTGGACCTGCCGGCGGTGGTGTTTCTGGGCGTATGGTTTCTCGTGCAGCTCTTGTCGGGGTTGGCCGGCACGGCGGTTGAAGGGCAGGCGGCGGCGGTGGCCTTCTGGGCCCATGTGGGCGGCTTTGCCGCCGGACTGGCTCTGGTGCGGTGGCTTTTGCCGCCGGGCTGCCAGTTCTGCTTCGATCCCTCGGCCAAGCGCTATGATCGGGAGTAG
- the coaE gene encoding dephospho-CoA kinase (Dephospho-CoA kinase (CoaE) performs the final step in coenzyme A biosynthesis.), whose product MTENEAILIEEGAYTAVVDAAGTRLDAFWSARLAVEDISRAKVRAAIEAGLALVDGEICRKPGLKLRGGEALTLRLPETPSEAKAEDGDLKLLYLDGDVLVLNKPAGLTIHPAPSQPEGTLVNRLLHHFPDMRAMAGDRPGIVHRLDKDTSGLLLVALTESARLALAADFAERRVAKTYLALVHGRPERSDGVIELPIGRDPKHPTKMAVVAKGGREAKSIWKLTWTAPDGTASLLEVAIATGRTHQIRVHLAAMGHPIVGDAVYGARQHSDWTRRGGAMARLAKRQMLHAWKLSFSHPGTDEELSFCQPPPADFWRLLLMLGRRCQRVGLVGMPGCGKSSLLAHFAEAGHPTFSADAAVTALYAPGGHGADMLARRFGPEAQAADGAVDKAWLLSRMEASDRFRREVCDLVHPLVKGELVGFLAAHAAARAVFAEVPLLFEAGWLPGEVVDLVVGVRCDPAVRLARLAEKRGWSEELVARMDGWQWPQDRKLAKCRFVVDNAGTPEDLAGAARRLLVGLAGLRRQDARNRLATLVAAGYAPSRAEDEDAP is encoded by the coding sequence ATGACCGAAAACGAAGCCATACTGATCGAGGAAGGGGCCTATACGGCCGTTGTGGATGCCGCCGGAACCCGTTTGGACGCTTTCTGGAGCGCCAGGCTGGCGGTCGAAGACATTTCCCGGGCCAAGGTCCGGGCCGCCATCGAGGCCGGGCTGGCCCTGGTCGATGGGGAAATCTGCCGCAAACCGGGCCTCAAGCTGCGGGGCGGCGAGGCGTTGACCCTGCGCCTGCCCGAGACGCCAAGCGAAGCCAAGGCCGAGGACGGCGACCTCAAGTTGCTCTATCTGGACGGGGACGTGCTGGTGCTCAACAAACCGGCCGGGCTGACCATCCATCCGGCCCCGAGCCAGCCGGAAGGCACCCTGGTCAACCGGCTGCTGCACCATTTCCCGGACATGCGGGCCATGGCCGGCGACCGGCCGGGCATCGTCCACCGCCTGGACAAGGACACCTCCGGTTTGCTCCTGGTCGCCTTGACCGAATCGGCCCGGTTGGCCCTGGCCGCTGATTTCGCCGAGCGGCGCGTGGCCAAGACCTATCTGGCCCTGGTCCATGGCCGTCCGGAGCGGTCCGACGGGGTCATCGAATTGCCCATCGGCCGCGATCCCAAGCATCCCACCAAAATGGCCGTGGTGGCCAAGGGCGGGCGCGAGGCCAAGAGTATCTGGAAACTGACCTGGACCGCGCCCGACGGTACGGCCAGCCTGCTTGAAGTGGCCATCGCCACCGGCCGCACCCATCAGATCCGCGTCCATCTGGCCGCCATGGGCCATCCCATTGTCGGCGACGCGGTGTACGGCGCGCGCCAGCACTCGGACTGGACCCGGCGCGGCGGGGCCATGGCCCGGCTGGCCAAACGCCAGATGCTCCACGCCTGGAAGCTGTCCTTCAGCCATCCGGGCACGGACGAGGAATTGTCTTTTTGCCAGCCGCCGCCGGCCGATTTCTGGCGACTCCTGCTCATGCTCGGCCGGCGCTGCCAGCGGGTGGGGCTGGTCGGGATGCCGGGCTGCGGCAAGTCGTCGCTTTTGGCCCATTTCGCCGAGGCCGGCCATCCGACCTTTTCCGCCGACGCAGCCGTGACCGCCCTGTACGCTCCCGGCGGCCACGGCGCGGACATGCTGGCCCGGCGCTTCGGCCCCGAGGCCCAGGCGGCCGACGGGGCCGTGGACAAGGCCTGGCTGCTGTCGCGCATGGAAGCCAGCGATCGTTTCCGGCGCGAGGTGTGCGATCTGGTGCATCCCCTGGTCAAGGGCGAGCTGGTGGGCTTTTTGGCCGCCCATGCCGCCGCCCGGGCGGTCTTCGCCGAAGTGCCGCTGTTGTTTGAAGCCGGCTGGCTGCCGGGCGAGGTCGTGGACTTGGTCGTTGGGGTGCGCTGCGACCCGGCCGTGCGTCTGGCCCGGCTGGCCGAGAAGCGGGGCTGGTCCGAGGAGCTTGTGGCCCGCATGGATGGCTGGCAGTGGCCGCAGGATCGCAAGCTGGCCAAGTGCCGGTTCGTGGTGGACAACGCCGGCACGCCCGAGGACTTAGCCGGGGCCGCCCGGAGGCTTTTGGTCGGATTGGCGGGCCTGCGCCGCCAGGACGCCCGGAACCGGCTGGCTACGCTCGTGGCCGCCGGCTACGCTCCGTCCCGGGCGGAGGACGAGGACGCGCCGTGA